One Carassius auratus strain Wakin chromosome 4, ASM336829v1, whole genome shotgun sequence DNA segment encodes these proteins:
- the LOC113066667 gene encoding gastrula zinc finger protein XlCGF8.2DB-like, whose product MEIIKEEREDIKIEETFSVKHEETEEQTKMEFIKEESEETFRVKHEESVEKTDRMALKEESEVLNEIEEKDHYFINGEKYFSCSQTEMSSSRKGPQKKASFFTCQQCGKSFSKINSFKRHMGIHAKVKPYACQQCGKHFGQKITLNRHIRIHTGEKPYTCQHCGKNFSQLGNLGAHMSVHTGEKPYKCKECGKGFNRKGNLHCHMAVHTGESLFTCQHCGISFNHIRHFEDHIGIHTGEKPYTRSLSGKSFDQHENLEVHMRTQREKPYKCSECGKSFCQKRPFEDHMRIHSGEQPFTCPQCGKSFNHKRHLEDHIRIHTGEKPFTCQQCGRSFSRIGSCNRHMRIHTGEKPFKCGHCGNSFRHKTALKSHMSIHS is encoded by the exons ATGGAGATTATTAAAGAGGAAAGAGAAGATATtaagattgaagaaacattcagcGTCAAACATGAAGAAACTGAGGAACAAAcgaagatggagtttattaaagaagagagtgaagaaacattcagagtaAAACATGAAGAAAGTGTGGAAAAAACAG ACCGGATGGCActgaaagaggagagtgaagTACTGAATGAAATTGAAGAGAAAGATCATTATTTCATAAATGGAGAAAAATATTTTAGTTGTTCACAGACTGAAATGTCTTCCTCAAGAAAAGGGCCCCAAAAGAAAGCAAGTTttttcacctgccaacagtgtggaaagagtttcagtaaaataaatagttttaaaagacACATGGGAATTCACGCAAAAGTGAAGCCTTATGCCTGCCAACAATGTGGAAAGCATTTCGGTCAAAAAATTACTCTTAATAGACACAtaagaattcacactggagagaagccatacACATGCCAACATTGTGGAAAGAATTTCTCTCAACTTGGAAACCTTGGAGCCCACATGAgtgttcacactggagagaaaccttacaaatGCAAAGAGTGTGGAAAAGGTTTCAACCGGAAAGGAAACCTTCATTGCCACATGgcagttcacactggagagagtcTGTTCACCTGCCAACATTGTGGAATAAGTTTCAATCATATACGACACTTTGAAGACCACATaggaattcacactggagaaaagccttacaCCCGTTCTCTGAGTGGAAAGAGTTTTGATCAACATGAAAACCTTGAAGTCCATATGAGAACTCAGAGAGAGAAACCCTACAAGTGCTccgagtgtggaaagagtttttgtCAAAAACGACCCTTTGAagaccacatgagaattcactctGGAGAGCAACCCTTCacatgccctcagtgtggaaagagtttcaatcATAAACGACACTTGGAAGACCACAtaagaattcacactggagagaagcctttcacctgccaacaATGTGGAAGAAGTTTCAGCCGAATAGGAAGCTGTAACaggcacatgagaattcacactggagagaagccatttAAATGTGGTCACTGCGGAAATAGTTTCAGACATAAAACGGCCCTTAAGTCCCACATGAGTATTCACAGCTGA